The genomic DNA GTCGCGGCCAAGCTCATGCCTGATCAACTTCCTGCTCAGCGGCCGTTCGGTGCTGCTCGAGATGCCGAAAAAATCGGGTGGAAAAATTACGAGCCATCTGCTGTCGGCGCACGGAGGAGAGATTTTTATCCACTCGCTCAATACCGCCCGCAGCTGTTTGGAGGATCCACCCTCCATATCGGAAGGTGGTGGCGGACGGGTGACGGACTATCGTATAAAAGATTTCGGCATGCTAATGCAACAACACCGCCTCATCCCACTGAAACCAATGCCCGAGCGGCAACCGGACGAGAGTTTGCTGAAGATGCGCACAAAGCTGTCACGCAACTCGCGCTACTGGCCACTAACCCTCGGACGTACGGTGCTGTACAACATACGCCACTTTGTGGAACCGATACTGCTGCTGACCCAAAAACCGGAACTGTCGGAAGACGAGAAAATGATGTGCCTCAAATCGATCTACAATCTGTCGCAGCTGGAGGAACGCCAGGAAACGATAGCCATGCCCAACATGGGTCATCGCTTGAAGGGCAACAAAAAGGAAGAACAGTACCGGTTGCTCTGGTCGGAGCTGGAAACGGTGGTGAACTATAATGGTACGTCCCCCAACCATAAGGCCATCGTAAGCTGCATTCGCGAGTGTCGGCGGATGTACCCGAACGTGGACGGTAGCGACGCGCATGACAAATCGCAGGGTAGCGAAGGAAGTATGTCCGATGCGCACCGTGCCAGTGTGATTCGAGCCACAACCGATTCACCCATGTCTCCGCCACATTCGATGAGTagcaacggtggtggtggtggtgccagTAGCACAAGCGGCAGTGCTGTCGTACCAGCGGATCCTTCCTCTTCCTCGGCAGCCGTCACGCTGGGAGCGAGCAGTACAGCCGGCATTGTTGGGTTACTTGGAGCACGGACGGGCGTGGCTAGCAGCACCAAGAAAAGCTTCGGTTCGGGCGGACGATCGCTGTTCGACGTGTTGGCCACTACGGAGCGGACCATCAGCCAGAAGCGTATCGATTTCAGTGGAAGGCTTTGTACGCCCACGGGACAGGTCGCAAAACTGTATTCTCACATTGGATCGAAAGATGCGGAAAGTGCACCAGGCAGACCGGCGGATGTAAAGTAAGGCCGGGAGGTGAAACACAACCTACTTCTCACGATCGTGCATACTTTGGCGGTTTCTGTAAGTAAACGTACAATTGCaaataaagttttattaaaagttAAGCATACCTGAAACTTCTGAATTACAGATCGTTTTACTGAACTTCTGTCAGCGTTAATCGACAGTTAAACAATTGAAATTTGGTTTCTGCATCAAATGTTTCAGCTCTTTTTGGGCCTTTGGGAGCAGTTGCTAGAAAAGGTCATTAGATAGAAGTCTGTTAAAAAAGCATTGGTCAATGCTCAATTCGGTTGAGGGTGATTTCGATTGACAACGCCATCTGAGTTGGCGACTATCCGTCCCAGGATACTCTGTTCTCCACCGTAGAGACGAATCAGATTCAGTCGTACTGATCGGTCAAGATCAAATTGAACTTTAACTTGAGTCAAATTGTAAAGCTGCATATATCAAAATCCAGGGTCCATGATCCCAGGGTCAGTATATCCTCCTCTGTGGCACTGCAATCTCGAGAGTTCTTGGGCAGCCATTGTGAGATAAAAGTGCCCAGGGATCCGAGCACCAGGATATCTTAGCCCTTGCTGTGTGTCATCACTGTTTACGAAGGCCAAATCATTCACACCCACATGGGACAGAAAGAAAGACGTGTTttgaagcataaaaaatagtacttttttatttttcagtttttcttaCCGTTTTTCTTTGATCAgtaaaaaatagttaaaaaattaaactaccTTGATAGGAATACAAAAATTTGCTCTACCtccgtgtttctttttctcctccCTTCATCATCCCTTATGTGTTTGCTTACAAGGGCTTCCTTCTccaaaacattttccaaccattttGCTGCCCACTCTACCACGGTAAGATGGCACACAGTTCTCTGTgcttaggttttttttaataacttttCGAACCGTTGTTTCGTTATGTACCGTGTCGCATTCGCAGCAGAGTGGCGCAGTAAGGGATGCGATCTGATCTTCACTTGTTTATGGTTGAAATGGGTATTGAATATCGCTCCACTCGCGCTCATCATCATGCTTGCGGGTTCAAAACGCAGTAACAATTTCACACTCGACAGCGAGGGATGTTGGAGTCGGAGTTGATTTGGTTTTGCCATGCTCCTCACTCGTCTTCACACGTGCCTATTGTACACCGCATTTTCCAGGTGGTTTCGGGTTTTCCTCATGtgctttcacacacacacacacacgcacatcccTTCCATTGCActgttttaatgttttctgCTTTCATTTACTGTTGCTCTTGTTtcggttttcttcttccgggGTCGCTTTCCTCCACCCCATTATTTGCCATTATTTGCTCGACACGCAGCACGACATTTGTTACCTTATTTTGTCTTGTCTTccggttttcttttgtttgtgtgttttttttttgttgtctttaatttattttcactaGAACCTACACTCTAAACTGTAAAAAAAGGGTCATCAAACTATGGGCGTCTACATTTTTTGGTCTATATAGACGGATGTAATAAAAAACAGCTAGAACAGTAATAAACctctaaatatttttttttgctttgtttggttttttcacTTCCCACTCTTCCACACTTCTCCCTTACATgtataatgtgtgtgtgtttgtattttcgcgtatttttcttgtgttttgtgtctgtgagtgtctgtttctttttaaatgttcaaacggtttttggggtttttttttattccgtttgattttgcttgttttttactctctgctgctgctgcattctCATTCagtgttattattattatttttcttttgtttcataataattattatttcatagtcatttgtttaattaattacTATTTATTGGCTAATAAATTTGCttcgttctttcttttttttttcttctgtagtccaatgtgtgtgtgtgtgtgtttgttttgtatgttttgaGTTGTCGGGGGTTTATTCGTACTATTTTATATGCAATGTAAACTTAATTTAGTTCATTAACCTTTTGCCTCTTTcgcattatttgtttttgttttaccacgTTTTCGCAGTTTTTCGCAGACAAAATCAAATGGGTTTGAACTTAAACTGGAAGAAAGCGCGGTTGGACGAACTGCGGTTCTGTGGTAACAGCGCTTGTCACAAGCCTAAAAACTGTTAACCAAACCGGGACTGGTAGAAAACGTTCACTGCACGTGATAATACTTAATCCCTTTCATTAGAAAGAAATATAAAGTGtttgagaaaaaagaaacaacaattcTTACTAGCAAAACACTTCCAAAAACtaaagtgaaaaaagaaaaacgctttCGCTACCTTCGCTATAACACGAGCAAtagataacaacaacaacagaacaaCACGTAATCTTAGTTAAAAAGGATTGCATTTGCTACGATTTGCGTTTGAGAGTTCGATTTCCTTCTGCTCAAGCTgtatccgtgtgtgtgtgtggttgtgtttgttttctctgtaTTACTTTCATGTTTTCCTTAATATCGTCCTTGCTTTTCCTTGCTTTTTAAACTATTAAACTCTCGCGACATTTATCTGCTTCCGATACATATATGCTTGCAAAACGACGTTCAACTTCTTATCATGTTACCgcgtaaaacacacacacacacacattgccaAAAACATTGCTTCTCGCTGGCTTTCTTTTGCACggcttttttttatcaaaacaaCGCAATTGCAAATGGCCGatttttatagaaaaaaaaacttctctaAAGTAATGCCAAAAATCAATACAAATTTTATCCACACGCAGGgcgcaaatgtgtgtgtgtacgggaGGGAGGAGCGAGCATTGGAattttgaccatttttttggtttcggggggttttttttttaattttatctaCTTTTGTTGTAGCATTTTAAGCAGTTCGCTTTTGCGGTGCTTTATGGGAGGGATTATAAAGGGGAGAAGGATTCGAAGGGCAGCGGCCCGGGAAGGACTTTCGTGGACTATGCTCGTATTGCTCCGTCGTTTCCTTtcattggtgtgtgtgtgtgtgcgtctgttgGGAAAATTTGGTTGTTTCGTCGCTTTTGTTTCTGTGTTCACCCACCACACGCTCTcgtatgtgtgttgttgtttcttttaatcTCACTTTGATCCACCAGGTTTaaggttttgtattttttgaatgatttaatttttgttaaaaaacgTCAGCTACAAGTATAAAAAACATTTCTCATCATGAGTCTAAAGTTTTACACAATTCtccgtatttttttgttttgttttgctttttttgcttgtttcacGCTAACCCGCGGCAAACCCACACGCTGGCAGGCCGCCCGGATGACGAATGACACACGCACGCCATTTTCTCGGGCGTACTACCCGCGCCACGTGGCTACGGCCCGGTTTAGGGGATGCATTTCTCTGTGTGGGTGTTGCTCCTATTTTACTCCCCCTCCCAACTGGTCGTCTAAGGTGGTTTTTGCACTTTTATCGTTAATTTTGACAGTTATTAGAAACGTTCATGTGTTGCGTGTTTCGCCGCtgtgttattaatttttttccccgcttttTCTTCCATATTAGTGTTTGCATCAAACGGTTTGTAGTCGTcgtttttcattgttttttttgttgctaaacTGCTACGCGAAGAAATGATCTTTCTCCCTTTCCTCGCTTTATAAAGTGTTGGCGGGCGAATGCacgcgcgcgcgagagagacaTTCCCATCCCGGTTTTGCTACACGTTTATGTAGTTGGTTTAGTTTTAAGTATTATAATATTTCGTGAAAAAATGCTCTAAAATTAGAATCCAAAATCTACTCAAAAGATTTATGTtcgctttcgctttcgctttcCATTATTGAACCCACCGTCCATCCGTTTGCTCCGGCGCAACAGTATGGTGGTGCGCTTGTGGCTATGTGTATTAAGAGTATAGAGTTTATGCATTGGGGTTTAATTTTCCATACTTTTGGAGAAGTGTTTTTCcgctttaattttttttacgtttgCCAAATTTTCCCTCCCAGCTGCCGTACTGCCGATCGTTCCGGTTCATGCCAGGCCAAGACATAAACCGATATTCGGTGCTcggtttggggtttttgttttcgttttcaattGGTTGGAGATTATTATAGAGGATGCgttaaattctttttttttttgcattaaatTTTACCCTTCTTGGTAATGCGTTTGAGCCTTCTATCTTCGCTATCCACAACTTATATTTTGCTTTCActaattttcttctttgatGGAACGTTTCTTCCctctgcgtgcgtgtgtgtgttttcttttgcttcttagCATAAAACACATTGCAATCGACCCGTTATTCCTTATGTTAaatctttgtttttttattattaacgcTTTTGTTTCATTGCTTTTCTTTGTCGGTTTCCTCTGTTCCAGTTTCGCTTATCGAAGCTGTTCGaacttacttttttttttggtgacaTTAAACACTGCTGaagaagtttttcttttctttgtaacggaaaatatttgcttcttttatattttaacGGTTTTTTCGGAACCACACTGGCGATCCTGGCGGTTTGGTTTGAATTGCGTAAGAAATAGGGATTAGTGTTAAACATGCATTCACTGTAACTGTGTTTCTGTGGTTGGATACTAtggggaggggtttttttgcttcaactCGTCGTCAGAATTTTCCTATTAATATTgtattttttcaatttgcttttgtttgactGCCACACACCTTCACATTTGGTTTTTGCACAAGCTGTTTTATAGGGGCAAACAGTGAACGGTAGCAATATTGACTCATTACTTTCCTTCGCCTTTGcccaaagcttttttttttgttagatcGAGTAACTGTCATGCATTTTTCCCAACTGCGCTCATGTCTGTATTCTGATGATGGTTTCCTGGTTTAGCTGCCAAATACAAGATATGAGTGGGTGGGGCGCAATGAATGTGGGCGTACGGTTGGGTAAGCTGGGTATCATCATAACTATTGCTCACGAACTGGTCTGGCGAAACTTAGTCCTGACTGTCGTTTCCTTCCTGAATGAACTGCAGATATTCTCTTACTCTCTCTATTTACTGTCACCCACTCGGTATGATACATACATCCACCCGCTGCTAGTTCGATCATGAGCCTGTGCACTATTACTGCAACGCATTCCGGGCGGGTTCATAGTGCCCGGCTGGGCTGTGTGCCGTTTCGGGAGTCGAAACGGTCGATAAagtgtttggtttgcttttaacTAGGTAACGTTTATGTTTCGATTAGTACAAAAAATAGAGAAACGATAGCAACACTCAAAACAATCACTTCCTATGACGTCACTGCCCATCCGTTTACTTCATTCTCTTGGCCGGTTGCAACCTCTTGTTCCGCATGTGTGGGTCTGTACtgcattttatttgtttgttttccctctTTAAAAAGATTAATTATCGTCCTGGTTCAAACTGTGCAATAAATTCACAAtaacagaaacaaaacgaacttCTAATccacaaaccaaaacaactgAGATGAGGTGGTGCATTAGGCGGTTAAAAgtaattcaaaatttaataacaaaaatgaaatttaaaaaaactatatataacaacaacaaacaacaaatagCGAAATAACAAGAAAAGTCTATAAATGTAGCAATGAGAAACAGATAAGACAGAGAATACTTTCTTCAAAAGCAATTTCTGAAACGGTGTCGACTAGTTCGTTGTCAGGGAAAGCGTGTTCAGCGTGTGTAGAATACGTTTGCTAAAATGTCCTGACAAACTACCCAATTCTTggccttttttccttcatcaCGATAGCGCACACAATTTAATACACCttatcaataaatttaattatgatCGCAAAATGTGGGTCAACTAATTACGGTTCCTTTAGCGGTATTGATAATTGCTTACAGTTCTCTACTCAGTAACCGGCAAGAAAAAGGTACGAGATTGTGTAATATACGCCCAACCCGCCTCCCCACAATcgttagtagtagtagtaatgtGAAGTAgtacaaaaatatatatttatttgctCTCTCAGTGCGCCGAGCCGAGAGATCGTGCAGGGTTCGACACGTGTACGACGACGGCAAacgggattttttgtttcgctgatGAATTATGTTGCGAAATAACGCGCATCGAATCTTGCTGATCGGGCTGTTGATATATAACTGGCATTCGAGTCTCTCTAGCGCTTGTatcgttttgcttcttttgttACTCGAGACTTCAGGTACAAACACTTCGTGTCGTAAGACTGGTTCTTCATTTCAACCTTTGCATGTGACGATtggatttttcttttggtttttAAAGGATAGGAAATCGCTTCCATGCATGTACCCATCTAACTATACAGAACGTGCTCGCGCGTTCGCATTCGTCTTTCGCTTTCGGTTCTGATATATTTGCGTTCTTTATAATGCGGAGCGAAGAACACAACGAGCTTGACTAGATTTACCCAAGTTTGTTGAAAACCTAAGCAACAATTAACGAATTCTCTTCTATAGCGAGCAAGAACGAGAAAGCCGTTccgttttttaaaaaaaagctacattttacaaaaatACGAAAAAGCTTGAACAGAGTCAAAATGTCAACAAACACTTACATTCAAATCAATACTGCATCAGTGAATACTATcgtacacaaaacaaaaaccctccaTGAGATACAAGCtacatttacatttttcttctttttatcgACTAGGTTTAACGTGTTTGTTAGAGTAGGGGGGAGATGAATGAAGTATCGTTTTGATCAATTCAAGTTgaaaaaaagtaatttaaaaaaaaacaacaacaacatttaaATCGCAACAATCGATAGTATTATTGCAGGCTACTTTTGCAGGGTTTTCCGGTGGTGGTAAAAtatttgctttacttttgTCTCCTCTTCATTTTTGCTGTACATTACTATCGTTCCAGTTGACAAATTTAATTATGATCTTGAGCATAAGCACATATCGCCGGCCATATTCTCAACACGACGAAATGAAATTTTCAGATTTTAGCTAATTTGTACTAACAGTACTGATTTGTGTTCGACTATCTCTCTGTGATAATAGAGCCATGCGTGATCGAAAGTAGTGGAAAACAATTGCTCCCATTTGCATCGCATTTAGTAGTTAGGTCTGCTACATAAACTGCAAGAAAACAAGGCTACACTCCCAGATGATCTCGATGGATCGTGCTGCTCTTTTCTTATCCCCCGGCACAACATCAGCGTCAaaagttttgtgttgttgaaaTTGTTGAATTTAACTATTCACGACCACATGTTAGGAAAGCTACATCACGGAACTAAACCATTTGTTTATCGAGTAGACTGTCTACTAATTCACTAAGAAGAATTTGCTAGAAACCTCGTtgaattttgtgtgtgtgtgtgtgtgtgactgacTGTTGTCGGTTTTGCATCCCTGCTCTCCAGGCCCGGCTAGTTGGCCCAGATATTGAGAAACTGGGTGCACAAAAATATAACACTTTGTCTTACGTGCCCCGCTTCACTCAAAGAAGTATCGCACGCATTTTCACCAGACGTTTGGGGAGATTTTTGATTTACCCGTAGGAAAACGGTATTCAAAATGTACACCCGTACACCTGTACGTTCTATTGGGATAGAAAAATATACTAACTGCAGCCATGCGGTACGTTACGATGAGGCGCGATAGGATTAGGGTTAGGGTGATTTAGTGAATCATTTTCTTTACGCCTGTCGTCACTTCGGTCACCTTGTTAGGTTAGTATAGAAATTCTACCATTTCGTATTATTGTTAAAACGGGAGCTTCCGACGATAACGTTGATAATTCTACGGTAGAGTTTATCATAAGCATTATTTGATGTATGTGTAAGTGCTTCGCATTCCACGGTTTTGCATTTCATGGAAGAAGTATGTTGAATCTTTCCGAGTCATGCGTATGCGTTTGTATCAACTCAAAACTAATCAGAGAACCTGTTACAAAAAtacaccgaaaccgaaaatcGAGCTTTAACCAAGATGAACCAAACTCAGTGGCTTTCTTCACTTGCGGAGACGAGATGCTGCCCCTCTGACCTTAATTATGTTTCTTTACCACCGGCGCTTACGGTGCCTTTTTAAGATTTCATCCTAAGCATTACGAGAAAACTACGTTTTATTTCGTTAAAATTTGTAACGgttgctggttgttttttcttagaataaaatttttcctttcaaaCAATGTATATTTATTGTATTTTCTCGCTGAAGTAATCGATAATATTAAGCCGCTTTACTACACTTCCCTTTGCAgttagtggtttttttttcgtttcaataattatgtttaaaaaaaaaacaaacaaattcggTACCCATTTTTACCGATGCAATTTAAATCGTCATGTAcaacaatcgaaaaaaaaataccgaaAATAGTCAACAACTTAGCTTGGAAACGAATAATGTATCGGTTCAAACGTACGTAAAATGTACGCATCTCTGGTTGTTAGCTTGATGTAACTGCTACCTGCTACAGATTTTCCTATATGGCTTTTGCGCTACTTAAACCGTAATCAAAAATATGCGTAACAAAAAATACGTGTGAAGAAAATTGGAACATTATTTAACGTAGCTTGTCTTCTCCGCACTTACAAatctgctgtttttttcttcttaagtCATTCGCTAGCTAATAAGTCCTATAGTTATAGTTCGCtaagatttgttttgcttctgaTAAACGTAGATTTGCTTACGTTTTGCCTGCATTGCACCGCAGGTTTGtcttttttccacttttgttaaatataaaattgtaTTAATACATCTAGTACACGCTTTCCTCAATCAGGGGGTTGTGTGTTTTCAAGTCTGTTTCAAGTAGATTTTGCTTAC from Anopheles stephensi strain Indian chromosome 2, UCI_ANSTEP_V1.0, whole genome shotgun sequence includes the following:
- the LOC118508441 gene encoding protein asunder; the protein is MNEINHKTVFVLDHTPYFGISCESPIDCDFIKSKVPVPPISKSLWTCAVEASVEYCRIAYDLFPVGKLIRFVVSDTAAHIVNTWNTGTQTLTHILNAMTMVGVPPRQTQASDYSVIHGLRAAIEALAEPTEFQKEQILAHSKSDSFKLVNRGRVICITSARDDASMKSLEDIFRTVLVQQNTIAGHKDYISIDQCHLVIINLYPANMESMVSNRALIDISPILMSEIHSNKANSISNKLTNLILPHFDLASTTVTGIPMKEEQNASSSANYDVEIFHGRTAHSVFLGTELVLPHSLKEGSDYETVTLKWCTPRSCGSSEMQPCLAQCRVTPVDVTSRPSSCLINFLLSGRSVLLEMPKKSGGKITSHLLSAHGGEIFIHSLNTARSCLEDPPSISEGGGGRVTDYRIKDFGMLMQQHRLIPLKPMPERQPDESLLKMRTKLSRNSRYWPLTLGRTVLYNIRHFVEPILLLTQKPELSEDEKMMCLKSIYNLSQLEERQETIAMPNMGHRLKGNKKEEQYRLLWSELETVVNYNGTSPNHKAIVSCIRECRRMYPNVDGSDAHDKSQGSEGSMSDAHRASVIRATTDSPMSPPHSMSSNGGGGGASSTSGSAVVPADPSSSSAAVTLGASSTAGIVGLLGARTGVASSTKKSFGSGGRSLFDVLATTERTISQKRIDFSGRLCTPTGQVAKLYSHIGSKDAESAPGRPADVK